A part of Corynebacterium afermentans subsp. lipophilum genomic DNA contains:
- a CDS encoding MetQ/NlpA family ABC transporter substrate-binding protein, giving the protein MRTKRVIAAAAASLIAATGLVACSSETESSTSNGDGDKVTVKIGTTDADQKAWSVFADEAQKAGIDLDIMRFTEYPQVNPAQVEGQIEISKFQTINYQAQYNATAGEDLRIIGSGEINILGLYWKDHDSLDGIEDTEVAIPNDPSNQGRAINVLVQAGLVTLRDGAPKLTPTPADIDKDASKVKVVAVDASQTPNAYNEGRPAVINNNWLARAGIDPASSVAADDPNSELAEPYINVFTVSGDDLDNETYEKIVDVWQSEEVTAALNEDSNGTAVQVQRSKEDLNEILDRLVEEYK; this is encoded by the coding sequence ATGCGTACCAAGCGCGTTATCGCCGCTGCGGCGGCATCGCTCATCGCGGCCACCGGGCTGGTGGCCTGTTCGTCGGAGACGGAGTCGTCGACAAGCAATGGCGACGGCGACAAGGTCACCGTGAAGATCGGCACCACCGACGCCGACCAGAAGGCCTGGAGCGTCTTCGCCGACGAGGCGCAGAAGGCCGGCATCGACCTGGACATCATGCGGTTCACCGAGTACCCGCAGGTCAACCCGGCACAGGTCGAGGGCCAGATTGAGATCTCGAAGTTCCAGACCATCAACTACCAGGCCCAGTACAACGCCACCGCCGGCGAGGACCTGCGCATCATCGGCTCGGGCGAGATCAACATCCTGGGCCTGTACTGGAAGGACCACGACTCCCTCGACGGCATCGAGGACACCGAGGTCGCCATCCCGAACGACCCGTCCAACCAGGGCCGCGCAATCAACGTGCTGGTCCAGGCGGGCCTGGTCACCCTGCGTGACGGCGCGCCGAAGCTGACCCCGACGCCGGCCGACATTGACAAGGACGCCTCCAAGGTCAAGGTCGTCGCCGTAGACGCTTCCCAGACGCCGAACGCCTACAACGAAGGCCGCCCGGCCGTGATCAACAACAACTGGCTGGCGCGCGCCGGCATCGACCCGGCCTCCTCGGTGGCCGCGGATGATCCGAACTCGGAGCTGGCGGAGCCGTACATCAACGTCTTCACCGTCTCCGGCGACGACCTGGACAACGAGACCTACGAAAAGATCGTGGACGTCTGGCAGTCCGAGGAAGTCACCGCGGCGCTCAACGAGGACTCCAACGGCACCGCCGTGCAGGTCCAGCGCTCCAAGGAGGACCTCAACGAGATCCTCGACCGACTCGTGGAGGAGTACAAGTAG